One window from the genome of Mauremys mutica isolate MM-2020 ecotype Southern chromosome 4, ASM2049712v1, whole genome shotgun sequence encodes:
- the LOC123368476 gene encoding serine/threonine-protein kinase PksC-like, translated as MVGLTQHGEQGATQMLSSRIGGSPRSLRSSFSSLLSASFWSLDSSRTDWSGRGPVAGFGQLCPSGPLRPSFASVTPIADPDELLRAEAEPDRSYENGPYTLMSNCLWKGQLVTLRGLKPEPPGSRPHGPTDLLVAEQQHCSHLHHPHLLLLLAVSPSLDLREVRLVFERVEMGSLYWALHQEAPHPPAPPSCLAALRLLLQLCEALLFLHGQGYVHRALTSHAVQLVRPGLAKLGSLEYMQPRARTGSGDPTPPPELYNWLSPEVIRDRPASTTSDLYSFCAVTQEIFTGAVPWYGAEGAAVRQWVQAGRSLAPDACVPPPCYEVVRAGLAFRERERCGSLPDIRYVLRKALQEAMGQPGGPLSLSPRRLCAWAGEAWTPLECLPAAPAGESHGVWVGWTEGTDARPSPPPLCTPEPLYYEVGDGSPERAAADGSTGQWAEEPARPPALPCVSSLQASACLLEQAQASLETLERRFAAGIQALQDLVSLQGTRPAQPRCGRPGAGQTGATRACCSLGALQGSGQPPMAPAGERSRARPLQTLIDFSTWVRMQEQQQGLGHPDLAREPALDSPFGTLQSLDLLQEIIEELKGRGDAGARRPAGREQSRAAPQKRTARPHTAAERGTGPLRQDSWGAGVRGAWASL; from the exons GTCTCTGGATAGCTCCAGGACAGATTGGAGTGGCAGGGGGCCTGTGGCAGGGTTTGGCCAG CTGTGCCCCAGTGGCCCCCTGCGCCCCAGTTTCGCCTCTGTCACCCCCATCGCGGACCCAGATGAGCTGCTGCGGGCCGAGGCCGAGCCGGACCGGAGCTATGAGAATGGGCCCTACACACTCATGAGCAA CTGCCTGTGGAAGGGACAGCTCGTCACTCTGCGAGGGCTGAAACCAGAGCCCCCCGGCAGCAGGCCCCACGGCCCCACGGACCTGCTGGTGGCAGAGCAACAGCACTGCAG CCATCTGCACCACCcccacctgctgctgcttctggccgtgAGCCCTTCCCTGGACCTGCGCGAGGTGCGTCTGGTGTTCGAGAGGGTGGAGATGGGCTCCCTGTACTGGGCCCTGCACCAGGAG gcaccccacccccctgcgcccccctcctgcctggccGCCTTGcgcctgctgctgcagctgtgtgaGGCGCTGCTGTTCCTGCACGGGCAGGGGTATGTGCACCGCGCTCTCACCTCCCACGCAGTCCAGCTGGTGCGCCCCGGCCTGGCCAAACTCGGCAGCCTGGAGTACATGCAGCCACG GGCCAGGACTGGGTCTGGGGACCCCACACCCCCCCCTGAGCTCTATAACTGGCTGTCCCCAGAGGTGATCCGTGACCGCCCAGCCTCCACGACCTCCGACCTGTACAGCTTCTGTGCCGTCACCCAGGAGATCTTCACAG GTGCCGTGCCCTGGTACGGGGCGGAGGGAGCGGCTGTGCGGCAGTGGGTGCAGGCAGGCCGGTCTCTGGCCCCTGATGCCTGCGTGCCCCCACCCTGCTATGAGGTGGTGAGGGCTGGGCTGGCCTTCCGGGAGCGGGAACGCTGTGGCTCCCTACCTGATATTCGCTACGTCCTGCGTAAGGCCCTGcag GAGGCCATGGGGCAGCCGGGCGGCCCACTGTCCCTGTCTCCCAGGAGGCTGTGTGCGTGGGCAGGGGAGGCCTGGACCCCCCTGgagtgcctccctgcagcccctgcaggtgagagccatggggtgtgggtggggtggacAGAGGGTACTGACGCCaggccctcacccccacccctctgcaccccagaacccctctacTATGAGGTAGGGGATGGCAGTCCAGAGCGGGCAGCAGCTGATGGCAGCACAGGCCAATGGGCTGAG GAGCCGgcccggcccccagccctgccctgcgtgAGCAGCCTCCAAGCCTCAGCCTGCCTGCTGGAGCAGGCCCAGGCCTCGCTGGAGACCCTGGAGCGTCGCTTTGCCGCTGGCATCCAGGCCCTGCAGGACTTGGTCAGCCTCCAGGGGACGCGCCCGGCCCAGCCACGCTGCGGCAGGCCTGGGGCTGGCCAAACGGGGGCCACCCGGGCGTGCTGCAGCCTGGGGGCCCTGCAAGGCTCCGGCCAgccccccatggccccagcaG GTGAGCGGAGCAGGGCCCGCCCCCTGCAGACCCTCATCGATTTCTCCACCTGGGTACGaatgcaggagcagcagcag ggcctgggacacCCCGACCTGGCCCGTGAGCCCGCCCTGGACAGCCCCTTTGGCACCCTGCAGTC gcTGGACCTGCTGCAGGAGATCATCGAGGAGCTGAAGGGCAGGGGAGACGCCGGGGCCAGGCGGCcggcgggcagggagcagagcag ggcagcaccccagaaGAGGACAGCTCGGCCCCACACCGCAGCCGAGAGGGGCACCGGGCCCCTGCGCCAGGACAGCTGGGGTGCGGGAGTGAGGGGGGCTTGGGCCTCCCTCTGA